In Paludibaculum fermentans, the genomic stretch TGGACGGGACGCATCACATCCGGATGTCCAACTACCGCGGCGGCATCCTGCAACCCTATGCCTCGTCGCTGGGTAAGTCCATCACGGCCTATCAGACGCCGGATGTGGCACAGCGGCTGCTGTATACCTACGGGATCTTCTCCCTGACCCCCAACACGCTCACGGACTTCCGCGCCATCCAGGACGACCTCACCATGGTTCGCCAGCGCGGCTATGCGTGGGACCGCGAGGAAACCGTTCCTGGCGGAACCTGCATTGGAGCGCCCATCATCTGCGGCAATGGGGAGGTATTCTCCTCGGTGTCGATGTCGATGCCCAAGGCGCGCTTCAACAAACAACTGGAAGAACTTCTGCCGGGCATGATCACGGATTATGCTTCCGGTATCGCGAAAGCGCTGAAGCAGGCAGGTGTGTGCGAAGGCGCCCCGGCCAAGCCAGCCGCAACCGCGCACGCTCCGGCAAAGAGCGGCGCCTGAACCCTGTCTGTCCAAACAATGAACCCTACTCTTCCGCAATCATTAGAAATCCTGCCCGGCGCCGGCTCAGCCTCAGGCGCCAAAGTCGCACTCTTTGATTTCGACGGTACGCTCTCGCTCATCCGGGCCGGCTGGGCCGACGTCATGGTGCCGATGATGGTGGAGGAACTCGCCTCCACGAAGACCGGCGAAAGCGAGGCGGAGCTTTCCGCCATCGTCCGCGATTTCGTCGACCGTCTCACGGGCAAGCAAACCATTTATCAGATGTTCGAGCTGGCCAGCCAGGTGGAAAAGCGCGGCGGCACGCCGGCTGAACCGCTCGTCTACAAGCGCCGCTATCTCGACCTGCTTCAGGAGCGCATTGCCGATCGCCTGAAGGAGCTCAAAGAGGGCGGTTCGAAGGAAAAGCACATGGTGCCCGGCTCGATTGAGCTGCTGGAACTGCTGCGCAGCCGTGGCATGACGCTGTATCTTGCCAGCGGCACGGACGAGAGCTACATGAAGGCGGAAGCCGACCTGCTGGGGGTCACGCCTTACTTCAACGGCGGCGTCTTCGGCGCCCTTGACGACTACAAGAGCTTCTCCAAGAAGATCCTGATTGAGCGCATCATCGCCGGCGCCGAGTGCGACGGCCATGAGATCCTCGGCTTCGGCGATGGCTATGTCGAGATCGAGAACGTGAAATCGGTGGGCGGCGTAGCCGTTGGTGTCGCTACCGACGAAGGCGAGTGCCTGGTGATCGACGGCTGGAAACGCAACCGCCTGGCCGGCGTCGGTGCGGACTATATCGTGCCGAACTACCTCGGCCTGTCCGAGCTGAGCCGCCATCTCTTCCCCGCCTAGCCGGGAGAGTTCGTTCCGTCATGATAAAAAGAATGGGGCGCCCGGCCGTCTCGGGCCGCCCTTTGAGTACAGGACAATTCATGAGCCCCGCTGACATACTTCAAGCTCTGTCCGGTCTGTCCGCCCTCGTCGTGGGCGATGTTTGCCTTGATCGCTGGTGCCGCTACGACCCCGCTCTGTCCGATCCTTCCCGTGAAACCGGCATTCCCCGCATCGCTGTCATCTCCCGCGAAACCACGCCCGGCGCCGCCGGCACGGTTGCCTCGAATCTCAAGGCTCTGGGCGTGGGCCGCGTGTCGATCCTCGGCGTTCGCGGGGATGACGGCAATGGCTACGAACTCATGCAGGCGCTGGCCCGCCGCGACATCGATGCCTCCGCCGTCCTGCAGGCCGCCGAACTGCCCACGTTCACCTACACCAAGCTCATCAACGACACCAACTCCGTCGAGGATCGGCCCCGCGTCGATTTCGTCTACACCGGCGACATCCCGCCGGCTGTGGAATCGGCGGTGGTGCAGAGGCTCAACCAGCTCGCGCCCGAATTCGACGTGATCATCGTTTCGGACCAGGCGGAAACCGAGTCCGGCGGGCTGGTCACCGCCAAGGTGCGGGAAGCCCTCACCGCCATCGCCGCAACAGACCCGGCCAAGATCATCTGGGTCGACTCGCGCCGCCGCGGCGCGCTCTATCGCAAGGTCCTCGTCAAGCTGAATGAGCAGGAGGCCGAGGAGTCGTGCCTCGCCTACTTCGGCCAACTGGACTACCAGGCCTTGCGGCAGCGCATCGGCCACTCCACGCTCATCGTCACCCAGGGTCCCAAGGGCGCCGTCATTGTCGGCGAGGGATCCACGCAAACCATCCAAACCCGTCCTGTCGAGCATCCAGTGGATATCTGTGGAGCGGGCGACAGTTTCAATGCCGGCGCCTCCGTGGCTCTGGCTCTTACGCGCGACCCCGCCAAGGCAGTCGAATTCGGCAACCTGGTCGCGTCCATCACGATTATGAAACCCGGCACCGGGACCGCGTCGCCGGAAGAAGTTCTGGCCGCCTCGGCGGCTCTACAGAAATAGCGAAACCATGGAATTCTTCACCACCTATCGGAACACTCTCGAAGCCACGCTGAACAAGCTGGATCTCGCCAAGGTTGAACAGGCGGCCGACTGGCTGCGCGAAGCGCGCGACGAAGGCCGCCAGATCTTCGTCTGCGGCAACGGCGGCAGCGCCATGACGGCGTCGCACTTCGTCACCGACATTGTGAAAGGCGCCAGCTTCGGCCGCGACAAGCGGTTTCGCGCCATGGCGCTGACCGACTCGCTGGGCACGCTCACCGCCTATTCGAACGACGTGTCGTACGAGTGTGTCTTCGTCGAGCAGCTCAAGAACTTCGCCAACCCGGGCGATGTGGTCATCGCCATCAGCGGTTCAGGCAATTCGCCCAACGTGCTGCGCGCGCTGGAGTATGCCAACTCCATCGGGTGCAAGACCATCGCCATGACGGGCCGTGACGGCGGCAAACTGGCCCCGCTCGCGCAGGTCAACATCCTGGCCGCGGAGCCGCACATGGGCCGCATCGAGGACGTCCACATGATCGTGTGCCACATGCTGGGGTATTCGTTCATGGACCGGGAAATGGCCAAGGCCTAACCTGGCTCACCAGTTCCAAACCAAAGGGCGTACCTCGGATGCGAGGTACGCCCTAAGTGTTTGAAAGCCGGGAGGAGGCGGTTATCGCCTGTCCCGTGTTACCCGTCTATGCCCCGTGCGTGTCTTCGAGGTACGTATACCCGTACAGGCCGTCCTCGTAGAACTTCAGCAGCCGGCCCGATTCCTCATAGCCGATCTTGCCGCGCAGCACGGCCGTCTCGAGATCCTGCCGGAACTGTTCCAGCAGGTCTCTCGCGTTGAACTGCACGTAGTCGAGAACTTCCTTCACCGTATCCCCGCGGATCACGGCCTCCAGCACAGGCTGGTTCTGGTCGTTCACCCGCACATGCACGGCGTGTGTGTCGCCCAGCAGGTTGTGCAGGTCGCCCAGGATCTCCTGGTACGCGCCCACCAGGAACGTGCCCAGATAATAGGCCTCCCCGTTCACCGCATGCAGCGGCAGCGTCTTCTTGACGTCGCGCCGGTCGATGAACTGGTCCACCTTGCCGTCGCTGTCGCAGGAAATATCGCCCAGCACGGCGCTGCGCGTCGGCTGCTGATTCAGCCGGTGGATCGGCATGATCGGGAACAGTTGCTTCACGGCCCAGCTATCCGGCATGCTCTGGAATAGCGAGAAGTTGCAGAAGTACGTGTCCGACAGCATGGCGTCGAGCCCTTCCAGATCCTCCGGAAAGACGTCCAACTGCTTCGCCATCGAGAGGATCCGCCGGCAGATCAGCCAGTAGAGATTCTCAGCGACGCAGCGCTGCTTCAACGGCAGGTAGCCCAGGCTGAAGAGGTTCAAAGCTGAGTCGAGAGCCTGCTGGGCGTCGTGGAACGACTCCAGCAGATTCTTCGAGCTCATGTTCTTGTAGCTCTCCATCAGGTCGATCAGCGGCTGCTCGGATTCGTCCGGCAACTCCACCGGAACCTCTTCCTCGCCGAAGCCGCTCACGCCCAGGACGTTGAACACCAGCACGCTGTGATAGGCCGCAATCGCGCGGCCGCTCTCCGTGACGATGGTCGGGTGCTGCACCTCGGCTTCATCGCACACGTTCTGGATGTGATAGACGATGTCGTTGGCGTACTCCTGCAGCGTGTAGTTCACGCTGGACTCGAAGTCCGTCTGCGAGCCGTCGTAGTCGATGCCCAGCCCGCCGCCGACGTCCAGGAACTCCAGCCCCGCGCCCTGCTTTTTGAGGTCGACATACACGCGGGCCGCTTCGATCACCGCGCCCTTGATGTGGCGGATGTTCGTGATCTGGCTGCCCAGGTGGAAATGGAGCAGCTTGACGCAATCCTCCATGCCCACGGCCTTCAGCGTCTCCAGCGCGCGCACGGCCTCGGTCACGGTGAGGCCGAACTTCGAACGGTAGCCGCCCGAAGACTTCCAGCGCCCCGCACCGCGGCTGGCCAGCTTCACGCGCAGGCCGATGGCCGGCCGCACGCCCATCGCGGCGGCGTGCTTCAGGATCAGTTCCAGCTCAGTAAACTTTTCGACGACGGGGGTGATGTCGCGGCCCACTTTGCGGGCCAGCATGCACATCTCGATGTACTCGTCGTCCTTGAAGCCGTTGCAGATGATCGGCGTCTCGTTGTCGGCGATTGCGGCCACGGCCAGCAGTTCCGGCTTCGAGCCGGCTTCCAGGCCGAAGCCGTACTGGCGGCCGCACTTGTTGATCTCTTCCACTACCTGCCGCTGCTGGTTCACCTTGATGGGGTACACGCAGCGGTACTGGCCCTGGTAGTTGTGTTCGCTGATCGCCGAAAGGAAAACCTTGTTCAGCTCGGAGAGCTGGTTGGCGAGGATCTCCGGGAAGCGCAGCAGAATGGGCGGGTCAATGCCGCGCAGCACCAGGGTGTCCACCAGTTTCTTGAGGTCGACGAATTTGTGCGGCTCGGCCGTTGGGTGCACCAGCACGTGACCTTCGTCGTTGATCGAGAAGTAGCCCTTCCCCCAACGATCGATGTCATAAAGTTCCTTGGCGTTGACAACAGTCCAGCGGTCGGACGGCTCCCACACGGGGGGCGAGTCTGGCAGTTTCAGGTTCAAATTCGTTCGAAGGCCTCTCTCACCACCAAGTGTGAATAAAAACAGAGGAGGGGGCAACTGGAAAGTGGTTACATTCGTGCCTTCTGTATTCTTACGGTTGTCGTCGTTGGCCCGGCTGGCCACGCCGAGTGCCTGATCGAAGTAGAATCGACAGGGTATGGGCAACCCACTGGAAGGCAAATTCGCGCTGGTCACCGGAGCCAGCAAAGGCGTCGGCAAAGGCATCGCACTGGAATTGGCGCGGCAGGGCTGCGCGGTCGCCGTCAACTACAACAGCGACGAGGCAGGCGCCCAGGCCACGGTCGAAGAGGCCACTGCAATCGGCGCCACTGCCTTCGCCATCAAGGCCAATGTCGGCCTCAAAACCGAGATCGATGCCATGTTCGACAAGGTCTTTGAACGGTTCCCCAAACTCGATGTTCATGTGAACAACGCAGGCGTTCAAACCTGGAAACCATTGCTGGAATTGACCGAAGCCGAGTGGGATCGCGTGCTGGCCGTGAATTTGAAGGGCTGTTTCCTGTGTACACAGCGCGCCGCGCTCAACATGAAGGAGACCGGCGGCGGCTCGATCATCAACATCGGTTCCGGCTGTAACAAGTGGGCCTTCCCCAACCTGGTGGACTACACCGCCAGCAAGGGCGGCATCGAGCAGTTCACCAAAGTGGCGGCGGTGGAACTGGGCAAATACAAGATCCGGGTGAACTGCGTGGCGCCCGGGGCTATCGAGATCGAGCGCACCAAGCACGAAGCCGGAGACTACGGCGCCACCTGGTCGAAGCTGACGCCGCTGGCGCGGGTAGGTCTGCCTGTGGATATCGGCCACACGGTAGCCTATCTGGCGTCGAGCCACGCCGATTTCGTCACCGGCCAGACCATCTGGGTCGACGGCGGCCTATTTACGCGCCCTGCCTGGCCGTACGAGTGAGGCCTGTTTCCGGCGCGGATTTGTTATAGACTGCGCTCCAACAGGAGACTCCCTATGCACTCCACGCCCTCCCGCCGGGCTCTGTTCCAGTCTGCCGGCCTGCTTGGCTTGCCGCTGGCCGCCGCGCCCTCCAAGTCCTGGCCTATCCAGGAATCCGCCTCGACGCCCAAGCTGTGCCTGCCTTCCGCGCTGGACGAGAAATCGATGCGCCGCGTCACGCAGTTGGGGGTGTCGCACATCCTGGGCGGCGGTCCTCGATCGCCCTGGACCGAGGCGGAGATGAGGCACCGCATGGACGCCTACAAGGCCGGCGGGCTCACCCTCTACAACCAGATGATCGGCGGCTTCAACAACGCCATCTACGGGCGTCCCGGCCGCGATGAAGAGATCGAGAACGTGCGGACGTCCATCCGGGTGGCCGGCAAGGTGGGGCTCGCCGTGGTGGAGTACAACTGGTATGCCCATCGCGCCATGGAGGGCTACTACGAGGAGACAGGCCGCGCCGGAGCGGGCTACACCGCGTTCGACTACGACCGCATGAAGGACCTGCCCCCGCT encodes the following:
- a CDS encoding bifunctional heptose 7-phosphate kinase/heptose 1-phosphate adenyltransferase — translated: MSPADILQALSGLSALVVGDVCLDRWCRYDPALSDPSRETGIPRIAVISRETTPGAAGTVASNLKALGVGRVSILGVRGDDGNGYELMQALARRDIDASAVLQAAELPTFTYTKLINDTNSVEDRPRVDFVYTGDIPPAVESAVVQRLNQLAPEFDVIIVSDQAETESGGLVTAKVREALTAIAATDPAKIIWVDSRRRGALYRKVLVKLNEQEAEESCLAYFGQLDYQALRQRIGHSTLIVTQGPKGAVIVGEGSTQTIQTRPVEHPVDICGAGDSFNAGASVALALTRDPAKAVEFGNLVASITIMKPGTGTASPEEVLAASAALQK
- the speA gene encoding biosynthetic arginine decarboxylase translates to MNLKLPDSPPVWEPSDRWTVVNAKELYDIDRWGKGYFSINDEGHVLVHPTAEPHKFVDLKKLVDTLVLRGIDPPILLRFPEILANQLSELNKVFLSAISEHNYQGQYRCVYPIKVNQQRQVVEEINKCGRQYGFGLEAGSKPELLAVAAIADNETPIICNGFKDDEYIEMCMLARKVGRDITPVVEKFTELELILKHAAAMGVRPAIGLRVKLASRGAGRWKSSGGYRSKFGLTVTEAVRALETLKAVGMEDCVKLLHFHLGSQITNIRHIKGAVIEAARVYVDLKKQGAGLEFLDVGGGLGIDYDGSQTDFESSVNYTLQEYANDIVYHIQNVCDEAEVQHPTIVTESGRAIAAYHSVLVFNVLGVSGFGEEEVPVELPDESEQPLIDLMESYKNMSSKNLLESFHDAQQALDSALNLFSLGYLPLKQRCVAENLYWLICRRILSMAKQLDVFPEDLEGLDAMLSDTYFCNFSLFQSMPDSWAVKQLFPIMPIHRLNQQPTRSAVLGDISCDSDGKVDQFIDRRDVKKTLPLHAVNGEAYYLGTFLVGAYQEILGDLHNLLGDTHAVHVRVNDQNQPVLEAVIRGDTVKEVLDYVQFNARDLLEQFRQDLETAVLRGKIGYEESGRLLKFYEDGLYGYTYLEDTHGA
- a CDS encoding HAD family hydrolase produces the protein MNPTLPQSLEILPGAGSASGAKVALFDFDGTLSLIRAGWADVMVPMMVEELASTKTGESEAELSAIVRDFVDRLTGKQTIYQMFELASQVEKRGGTPAEPLVYKRRYLDLLQERIADRLKELKEGGSKEKHMVPGSIELLELLRSRGMTLYLASGTDESYMKAEADLLGVTPYFNGGVFGALDDYKSFSKKILIERIIAGAECDGHEILGFGDGYVEIENVKSVGGVAVGVATDEGECLVIDGWKRNRLAGVGADYIVPNYLGLSELSRHLFPA
- a CDS encoding SIS domain-containing protein, which codes for MEFFTTYRNTLEATLNKLDLAKVEQAADWLREARDEGRQIFVCGNGGSAMTASHFVTDIVKGASFGRDKRFRAMALTDSLGTLTAYSNDVSYECVFVEQLKNFANPGDVVIAISGSGNSPNVLRALEYANSIGCKTIAMTGRDGGKLAPLAQVNILAAEPHMGRIEDVHMIVCHMLGYSFMDREMAKA
- a CDS encoding SDR family NAD(P)-dependent oxidoreductase, which gives rise to MGNPLEGKFALVTGASKGVGKGIALELARQGCAVAVNYNSDEAGAQATVEEATAIGATAFAIKANVGLKTEIDAMFDKVFERFPKLDVHVNNAGVQTWKPLLELTEAEWDRVLAVNLKGCFLCTQRAALNMKETGGGSIINIGSGCNKWAFPNLVDYTASKGGIEQFTKVAAVELGKYKIRVNCVAPGAIEIERTKHEAGDYGATWSKLTPLARVGLPVDIGHTVAYLASSHADFVTGQTIWVDGGLFTRPAWPYE
- a CDS encoding IclR family transcriptional regulator → MKRRSIAKPAPVEAVQESRSLAKGLQILETLARKGNPMNLRDISEFAGLGKASTLRLLRTLQATGYLARDANDNYELGRDWPSIQQQNRLRSVRELAVPFLQGLNAELGETVALAFLFEDVIRVIEVMDGTHHIRMSNYRGGILQPYASSLGKSITAYQTPDVAQRLLYTYGIFSLTPNTLTDFRAIQDDLTMVRQRGYAWDREETVPGGTCIGAPIICGNGEVFSSVSMSMPKARFNKQLEELLPGMITDYASGIAKALKQAGVCEGAPAKPAATAHAPAKSGA